The following coding sequences are from one Rutidosis leptorrhynchoides isolate AG116_Rl617_1_P2 chromosome 11, CSIRO_AGI_Rlap_v1, whole genome shotgun sequence window:
- the LOC139874973 gene encoding uncharacterized protein: MKILSLNVRGFAVKGKIGWVRSICLRERPCIAVLQETKCKTISESWVQSIWGNSNCGFIQKEVVGKSGGLLIIWDKSAFEVDSTTGCDFFLAIKGRWKNSGKESTIVNVYGPHKDRNKVLMWDLLEKLINSISTAWLLCGDFNEVRECSDRLNSQFYQRRADRFNDFITRNNLIEIPICGRKFTRISDDGLKFSKLDRFLVTDNFISLWEDLSVIALDQNLSDHCPLILRDKVLDYGPKPFKVFNEWFECIDIGDIIQEAWNQPIRGKRKDCLFRDRLKNVKLALKSWSNSKFGGLDNEIKKLKEEAMEWELKAESQPLSDLDRALWLECRRIWIEKEKIKTGMLKQKARVKWTIDGEENSKFFHAAIRRKYNKSNFRGINIDGVWFEDPETVKGFIFQHFQKQFSKITGCRPRLADFTSAGQ, translated from the coding sequence ATGAAGATCTTATCTTTAAATGTTCGTGGTTTCGCGGTTAAAGGGAAAATCGGGTGGGTGCGTAGCATTTGTTTAAGAGAAAGGCCTTGCATTGCAGTTTTGCAAGAAACTAAGTGCAAGACTATCTCAGAATCTTGGGTTCAATCGATCTGGGGGAACTCAAATTGTGGTTTTATTCAAAAGGAAGTTGTAGGAAAATCGGGTGGGTTGCTTATTATTTGGGATAAAAGTGCGTTTGAAGTGGATAGTACTACGGGTTGTGATTTTTTCTTGGCAATCAAAGGGAGGTGGAAAAACTCGGGTAAAGAATCCACAATTGTTAATGTCTACGGTCCTCACAAAGATCGTAACAAAGTGTTAATGTGGGATTTGTTAGAAAAACTCATCAATAGCATTAGTACGGCGTGGCTCTTATGTGGTGACTTTAATGAGGTAAGGGAATGTTCGGACCGTCTCAATTCCCAATTTTATCAAAGGAGAGCTGACAGGTTTAATGATTTCATCACGAGGAACAACTTAATTGAAATTCCAATTTGCGGAAGAAAGTTCACTAGGATAAGTGATGACGGGTTGAAATTTAGTAAACTCGATAGATTCTTGGTCACGGACAACTTCATTAGCCTTTGGGAAGATCTTTCGGTCATTGCCTTGGATCAAAATCTCTCGGACCATTGCCCGTTGATACTTAGGGATAAGGTTCTTGATTATGGACCGAAGCCCTTCAAAGTTTTTAACGAATGGTTTGAGTGTATAGATATTGGTGATATAATTCAAGAAGCTTGGAACCAACCTATTCGGGGGAAAAGGAAAGATTGTTTATTTCGGGATCGATTAAAGAATGTGAAATTAGCTCTCAAGTCTTGGAGTAATTCTAAATTCGGGGGACTTGATAATGAGATCAAAAAACTCAAAGAAGAAGCGATGGAGTGGGAATTAAAGGCGGAAAGTCAACCTCTTAGTGATTTGGATCGGGCATTGTGGTTAGAATGTCGACGTATTtggattgaaaaagaaaaaatcaAAACCGGTATGTTGAAGCAAAAGGCACGTGTCAAATGGACGATTGATGGTGAAGAGAACTCAAAATTCTTTCACGCTGCGATTCGTAGGAAATATAATAAAAGTAATTTTCGAGGGATTAATATTGATGGTGTGTGGTTCGAAGATCCGGAGACTGTAAAAGGTTTTATTTTCCAGCATTTTCAGAAACAATTTTCAAAAATCACGGGTTGCAGACCACGACTTGCGGACTTTACAAGTGCTGGGCAGTAG